Proteins found in one Massilia sp. H6 genomic segment:
- a CDS encoding bifunctional salicylyl-CoA 5-hydroxylase/oxidoreductase, whose protein sequence is MNIVCVGGGPAGLYFGLLAKKRHPEHAVTVVERNRASDTFGWGVVFSDQTLGHLAGADEESARAILQSFNHWDAIDVHVGGRTVSSSGHGFCGIGRRRLLNVLQERCAQLGVRLEFDLEVSDDQQLARQFGADLVVACDGVNSAIRSRHAAVFEPEVERRHCRFVWLGTRKKFDAFTFAFEQTEHGWFQAHAYQYDGDTSTFIIETLEETWQAAGLEAMEQAQALAFCEQLFARYLDGHSLMANAAHLRGSNMWIRFPRIACRRWVHWNSIDGRRVPTVLMGDAAHTAHFSIGSGTKLALEDAIELARCLDDPAATGSPEGLERALAAYEAARRIEVLKLQSAARNSMEWFENVARYSAMEAEQFAYSLLTRSQRLSHENLRLRDPAYIGDFERWFAARAAQQAGVAPPEQPVPPMFTPYKVRGVLLKNRVVVSPMAQYSAQDGAVGDFHLAHLGARALGGAGLVMAEMTCVSSDARITPGCPGLYAPQHTAAWKRIVEFVHANSDARIGVQLGHAGAKGSTRPMWEGIDLPLDSGNWPLVSASRQQYLAGVSQFAREASLDDLERIKQDFVRATCAAAQAGFDWLELHCAHGYLLSSFISPLTNHRQDAYGGSLERRCRYPLEVFAAIRQAWPPELPISVRVSAHDWVEGGITPDDAVAMARLFKEAGADMIDCSSGQVSKDEQPVYGRMFQTPFADRIRNEAGIPTIAVGSIYEADHVNGIVSAGRADLCAVARPHLANPAWTLNEAARIGYTGATWPRQYRAGKLQLERNLERERQVQAATSGLSPQQLAARLLEG, encoded by the coding sequence ATGAATATCGTGTGCGTGGGCGGCGGACCGGCGGGACTGTATTTCGGCCTGCTGGCCAAGAAGCGTCATCCGGAGCACGCGGTGACCGTCGTCGAGCGCAACCGGGCCAGCGATACCTTCGGCTGGGGCGTGGTGTTTTCCGACCAGACCCTCGGCCACCTGGCCGGTGCCGACGAAGAAAGCGCGCGCGCCATCTTGCAGTCGTTTAACCACTGGGACGCGATCGATGTGCATGTCGGAGGGCGCACGGTCAGTTCGAGCGGCCATGGTTTTTGCGGTATCGGGCGCAGACGCCTGTTAAATGTGCTGCAGGAACGCTGCGCACAGCTTGGCGTCAGGCTCGAATTCGACCTCGAGGTGAGCGACGACCAGCAACTGGCGCGCCAGTTCGGCGCCGACCTGGTGGTGGCCTGCGACGGTGTCAACAGCGCGATCCGCAGCCGCCATGCCGCCGTATTCGAGCCCGAGGTCGAGCGCCGCCATTGCCGCTTTGTCTGGCTCGGCACGCGCAAGAAGTTCGACGCCTTTACATTTGCCTTCGAACAGACCGAGCATGGCTGGTTCCAGGCGCACGCCTACCAGTACGACGGCGACACCTCGACCTTCATCATTGAAACGCTCGAAGAAACCTGGCAGGCCGCCGGGCTCGAAGCGATGGAGCAGGCGCAGGCGCTGGCTTTTTGCGAGCAGCTGTTCGCCCGCTATCTCGACGGCCATTCCTTGATGGCGAATGCGGCCCACCTGCGCGGATCGAACATGTGGATCCGCTTTCCGCGCATCGCCTGCCGCCGCTGGGTGCACTGGAATAGCATCGACGGGCGGCGCGTGCCCACGGTGTTGATGGGCGACGCCGCCCATACCGCGCACTTCTCGATCGGTTCCGGCACCAAGCTGGCGCTGGAAGACGCGATCGAGCTGGCACGTTGCCTGGACGATCCGGCCGCCACCGGTTCGCCCGAGGGCCTGGAGCGCGCGCTGGCGGCCTACGAGGCGGCGCGCCGGATCGAAGTACTCAAGCTCCAGAGCGCGGCGCGCAACTCGATGGAATGGTTCGAGAACGTGGCCCGCTATAGCGCGATGGAGGCCGAGCAGTTCGCCTATTCGCTGCTTACCCGCAGCCAGCGCCTGTCGCACGAGAACCTGCGCTTGCGCGACCCCGCCTATATCGGCGATTTCGAGCGCTGGTTCGCGGCGCGGGCGGCGCAGCAGGCCGGCGTGGCACCACCGGAGCAACCGGTGCCGCCGATGTTCACGCCCTACAAGGTACGTGGGGTGCTGCTCAAGAACCGCGTCGTCGTCTCGCCGATGGCCCAGTACTCGGCGCAGGACGGCGCGGTGGGCGACTTCCATCTGGCCCACCTGGGCGCGCGCGCGCTGGGCGGCGCCGGCCTGGTCATGGCGGAAATGACCTGCGTCTCGAGCGACGCCCGCATCACGCCCGGCTGCCCCGGACTGTACGCGCCGCAGCATACCGCGGCCTGGAAGCGCATCGTCGAATTCGTGCATGCCAACAGCGACGCCCGCATCGGGGTGCAATTGGGCCATGCCGGCGCCAAGGGCTCGACCCGGCCGATGTGGGAGGGCATCGACCTGCCGCTCGACAGCGGCAACTGGCCGCTGGTCTCGGCCTCGCGCCAGCAGTATCTGGCCGGCGTGTCGCAGTTCGCGCGCGAGGCCAGCCTGGACGACCTGGAACGCATCAAGCAGGACTTCGTGCGCGCGACCTGCGCCGCGGCCCAGGCCGGCTTCGACTGGCTGGAGCTGCACTGCGCCCACGGCTACCTGCTGTCGAGCTTTATCTCGCCCCTGACCAACCATCGCCAGGACGCCTATGGCGGCAGCCTGGAGCGGCGCTGTCGCTACCCGCTCGAGGTGTTTGCCGCGATCCGCCAGGCTTGGCCGCCCGAACTTCCGATCAGCGTGAGGGTGTCGGCCCACGACTGGGTCGAGGGCGGGATCACGCCGGACGATGCGGTGGCGATGGCGCGCCTGTTCAAAGAGGCGGGCGCCGACATGATCGACTGTTCATCGGGCCAGGTCAGCAAGGACGAGCAGCCGGTCTATGGACGCATGTTCCAGACCCCATTTGCCGACCGCATCCGCAACGAGGCGGGCATCCCGACCATTGCGGTAGGGTCGATCTACGAGGCCGACCATGTCAATGGCATCGTGTCGGCCGGCCGTGCCGACCTGTGCGCCGTGGCCAGGCCGCACCTTGCCAATCCGGCCTGGACCTTGAACGAAGCCGCGCGCATCGGCTATACCGGCGCCACCTGGCCACGCCAGTACCGCGCCGGCAAGCTGCAGCTCGAGCGCAACCTCGAACGCGAACGCCAGGTGCAGGCCGCCACGTCCGGGCTGTCGCCGCAGCAGCTGGCGGCGCGGCTGCTGGAAGGCTGA
- a CDS encoding xanthine dehydrogenase family protein molybdopterin-binding subunit, with amino-acid sequence MSRAIVPSASRRGFLRTGAVGGGFMLGMSASGVLAAATRAAVPAPDFVPNAFIRIGRDGSVTLISKQPEIGQGIKTSLPMVIAEELEVSWKQVRVIQGDLDPALYGPQGAGGSSSTPTNYENFHRLGATARTMLVQAAALIWKVPAAQCSAAAGAVIHGPSKRRLGYGALAETAARLPVPEAAQVVLKDPATFTLLGRRIGGVDNAAIVSGQPLFGVDVRLPGMLYAVYAKCPVFGGKPIGANLDAVKAMPGVTDAFLVEGTPNLNGLRPGVAIVATSTWAAMRARRALEVNWDEGAGAGQSWTGFAAQAQAASKQAGASSVRKDGDVAAALAGAVKVVEAAYSYPFISHASMEPQNCTAWFKPQDGSLELWAPTQNPGSGQALVTSTFGIPKEKIVLHIVRSGGGFGRRLSSDFIVEATAIARKVAAPVKLTWTREDDLQHDHFRPGGFHFLRGGVDAAGKVAAWHDHFVSFANRVEREGKSVLQPGSGASLSSDEFPGRWLANCQIEQTLLECQIPMGPWRAPGSCVFSWVFQSFIDELAHAAGRDALEFRLELLGDKDLVPATTERGVAYDVKRMRHVLQEVAQRAGWGKRSFPRGQGQGIAFHFSHRGYVAQVAEVTVTQDGKLKVDRVVVAVDVGAQIVNLSGAEHQVEGSVIDGLSTLMFPALDIEGGRIVQSNFHDYQLLRMPDAPTKIDTHFIKTANPVTGLGEPALPPLAPAVCNAIFAATGKRVRQLPLSTLDLSWS; translated from the coding sequence ATGAGCCGCGCTATTGTGCCTTCGGCTTCGCGCCGCGGCTTCCTGCGCACGGGCGCGGTCGGCGGCGGCTTCATGCTGGGTATGTCGGCCAGCGGCGTGCTGGCCGCGGCCACGCGCGCGGCAGTGCCGGCGCCGGACTTCGTTCCGAATGCCTTCATCCGCATCGGCCGCGACGGCAGCGTGACGCTGATCTCGAAGCAGCCGGAGATCGGCCAGGGCATCAAGACCTCGCTGCCCATGGTAATCGCCGAAGAACTCGAGGTGTCCTGGAAACAGGTACGCGTCATCCAGGGCGACCTCGACCCGGCCCTCTACGGTCCGCAAGGTGCCGGCGGCTCGAGCTCGACCCCGACCAACTACGAGAACTTTCACCGCCTGGGCGCTACCGCGCGCACGATGCTGGTGCAGGCCGCCGCGCTCATCTGGAAGGTACCGGCCGCGCAATGCAGCGCCGCCGCCGGCGCCGTGATCCACGGCCCCAGCAAGCGCCGGCTCGGCTATGGCGCGCTGGCGGAAACCGCCGCCCGGCTGCCAGTGCCAGAAGCCGCGCAGGTGGTGCTGAAAGATCCGGCCACGTTCACCTTGCTCGGGCGGCGCATCGGCGGCGTCGATAACGCCGCCATCGTCAGCGGCCAGCCCTTGTTCGGCGTCGACGTGCGCCTGCCGGGGATGCTGTACGCCGTGTATGCGAAATGTCCGGTCTTCGGCGGCAAGCCGATCGGCGCCAACCTGGACGCCGTCAAGGCGATGCCGGGGGTTACGGATGCCTTTTTGGTCGAAGGCACGCCCAATCTGAACGGCCTGCGCCCGGGCGTGGCAATCGTCGCCACCTCGACCTGGGCTGCCATGCGGGCGCGCCGCGCGCTCGAGGTCAATTGGGACGAAGGCGCAGGCGCAGGCCAGAGCTGGACCGGCTTCGCGGCCCAGGCGCAGGCCGCGTCGAAACAGGCCGGCGCGAGCAGCGTGCGCAAGGACGGCGACGTGGCAGCCGCGCTCGCAGGCGCGGTCAAGGTGGTCGAAGCGGCCTACAGCTATCCCTTCATTTCGCACGCCAGCATGGAACCCCAGAACTGCACCGCCTGGTTCAAGCCCCAGGATGGCTCTCTCGAACTATGGGCGCCAACCCAGAACCCGGGCTCTGGCCAGGCGCTGGTGACCAGTACCTTCGGGATTCCGAAAGAAAAAATCGTCCTGCATATCGTGCGCAGCGGCGGCGGTTTCGGCCGCCGCCTGAGTTCCGACTTCATCGTCGAGGCAACCGCGATTGCGCGCAAGGTCGCGGCCCCGGTCAAGCTGACCTGGACCCGCGAGGACGACTTGCAGCACGACCATTTCCGCCCGGGCGGATTCCACTTCCTGCGCGGCGGGGTCGATGCTGCCGGCAAGGTGGCAGCCTGGCACGATCATTTCGTCAGCTTCGCCAACCGCGTCGAGCGCGAAGGCAAGAGTGTCTTGCAGCCGGGCAGCGGCGCCAGCCTGTCGAGCGACGAATTTCCGGGCCGCTGGCTCGCCAATTGTCAGATCGAGCAGACCTTGCTGGAGTGCCAAATTCCGATGGGCCCCTGGCGCGCGCCGGGCAGCTGCGTGTTCTCGTGGGTATTCCAGAGCTTCATCGACGAGCTGGCGCACGCAGCCGGCCGCGACGCACTGGAATTTCGCCTGGAGCTGCTCGGCGACAAGGATTTGGTGCCGGCCACGACCGAGCGCGGCGTCGCGTATGACGTCAAGCGCATGCGCCATGTGCTGCAAGAAGTGGCGCAGCGCGCCGGCTGGGGCAAGCGCAGCTTCCCGCGCGGCCAGGGCCAGGGCATCGCCTTCCATTTCAGCCACCGCGGCTACGTGGCGCAGGTGGCCGAGGTGACGGTAACGCAAGATGGCAAGCTGAAGGTGGACCGGGTTGTGGTGGCGGTCGACGTCGGCGCCCAGATCGTCAACCTGTCGGGCGCCGAGCACCAGGTCGAAGGCTCGGTAATCGACGGTTTGTCGACATTGATGTTCCCGGCGCTCGATATCGAGGGTGGCCGCATCGTGCAGAGCAATTTCCATGATTACCAATTGCTGCGCATGCCGGATGCGCCGACCAAAATCGACACGCATTTCATCAAGACAGCGAACCCGGTGACCGGACTGGGCGAACCGGCACTGCCGCCGCTTGCACCGGCAGTGTGCAATGCGATTTTTGCTGCCACTGGCAAGCGGGTCAGGCAGCTGCCGTTGAGCACGCTAGACCTCAGCTGGTCTTGA
- a CDS encoding pyridoxal phosphate-dependent aminotransferase has protein sequence MKISDRIAHTAPLATTAMHGRADALRLAGNRVIDFSIAISHFPAPPGVLDAVASEVRRQRVMPYTDVGGAEPVRRTLCAKLRAENGIEAIPAEVVVTNGAKQALYQALYAMTDPGDAVIVFRPHWPAYLATARLLGLQPVLADLPAELTRASLDALGPARVLIINNPHNPTGKVFTRAELEQVRDWAERNDAHVIVDESYEHLLFSGRHVSLAALCDWRALGIVTLFSASQSYAMMGWRVGFALATAPLAAAMQTVQGPITAAASHLAQVAAAAAFAGGFQSAMLDDYRERRDLVLALLREVSWIRMEAPDSGPYLWGDIRALTQDSTGFADGLLEHEGVALMPGDALGVPGFIRIGYIADDLATLREGVERIVAFGERYRSATINSTARP, from the coding sequence ATGAAAATTTCTGACCGGATCGCCCACACTGCCCCGCTGGCTACCACGGCCATGCACGGACGCGCCGACGCCTTGCGCCTGGCCGGCAACCGCGTCATCGATTTTTCGATCGCGATTTCGCACTTTCCGGCGCCGCCCGGAGTGCTCGACGCCGTCGCTTCCGAAGTCAGGCGCCAGCGCGTGATGCCGTACACCGACGTGGGCGGTGCCGAGCCCGTGCGCCGGACCCTGTGTGCCAAGCTGCGCGCCGAAAACGGGATCGAGGCGATCCCCGCCGAGGTCGTCGTCACCAATGGCGCCAAGCAGGCGCTGTACCAGGCCTTGTATGCCATGACCGATCCGGGCGATGCGGTCATCGTGTTCCGTCCACACTGGCCCGCCTATCTGGCCACCGCCAGGCTGCTCGGGTTGCAGCCGGTGCTGGCCGACCTGCCGGCCGAGCTCACCCGCGCCAGCCTCGACGCACTCGGCCCGGCACGGGTCTTGATCATCAATAACCCGCACAACCCCACCGGCAAGGTATTTACCCGGGCCGAGCTGGAACAGGTGCGCGACTGGGCCGAGCGCAACGACGCCCACGTCATCGTCGACGAGAGCTACGAACACCTGCTGTTCTCCGGCCGTCATGTCAGCCTGGCCGCGCTGTGCGATTGGCGCGCGCTCGGCATCGTGACGCTGTTCTCGGCATCGCAAAGCTACGCCATGATGGGCTGGCGGGTTGGGTTCGCGCTGGCCACGGCCCCGCTGGCGGCGGCGATGCAGACTGTACAGGGGCCGATCACCGCGGCGGCCTCGCACCTGGCCCAGGTCGCGGCGGCCGCCGCCTTCGCCGGGGGCTTCCAGAGCGCGATGCTGGACGACTACCGGGAGCGCCGCGACCTGGTGCTCGCTCTGCTGCGCGAGGTTTCGTGGATCCGCATGGAGGCGCCCGATTCCGGCCCCTACCTGTGGGGCGATATCCGTGCACTCACGCAGGACAGCACCGGCTTTGCGGATGGCTTGCTCGAGCATGAAGGCGTGGCACTGATGCCCGGCGACGCACTCGGGGTGCCGGGTTTCATCCGGATCGGCTATATCGCCGACGATCTCGCCACCTTGCGCGAGGGCGTCGAGCGCATCGTCGCCTTCGGCGAGCGCTATCGCAGCGCCACTATCAACAGCACGGCTCGCCCATGA
- a CDS encoding diguanylate cyclase domain-containing protein, giving the protein MPFGSRLSSATLKLRLACAAAVLVFASTLLVTLSTLSVAERGMKSVIGDQQYTLLAGAASFMDDRLGEQLKQVEALAAGIPPAMRTDWVALQTFVAGQLPLWGVDNYLNIVVFDANGDMRLAARPLGDQVRLNARGSDYFDQVMATGSSMISRPIQSRLSRNHIVIFAAPLIDSAGKVVAVVTASVDLRRSGFLRQIRLLKPGQTGYLFLMTADGVVIDHPEAARLFRHVGHKPGVNRGTDRALGGFEGWLETRSKDGVNAIYAYKRLRATDWILAARYPTAEAFAPMLAMRHNAIFSAAGLALAAGLLAWVLVFQLLAPLQALRDSVVSIRDQGTAIDVLRKGREDEIGELGRAFHTLMAERERAEQGRAASEKRLRLIADNLPVLISYIDREHCFRFGNATYEKWFGVAPARLDGMSVAQLLGKEAVSEIYPHLNEAFGGRAVTHEIRSALRGVPRILQATYIPDLQPDGSVAGIYSLVHDMTHVKEVEEQLLQLAWVDTLTGIANRRMFGEALHHALDRARRSGKPLALAYLDIDHFKKINDTHGHGVGDEVLKEFARRLGAGVRVTDTAARLSGDEFVVILEEIGSRSEAEHTAAKIVEGMRLSFDTSAGPVAVSTSVGLALSQPHQTQEQLLAAADSALYAAKGKGRDGYAFFEG; this is encoded by the coding sequence GTGCCCTTCGGTTCGCGCCTGAGTTCCGCCACCCTCAAGCTTCGCCTTGCCTGCGCTGCGGCCGTGCTGGTATTCGCGTCCACGCTGCTGGTGACGCTGTCGACCCTGTCGGTCGCCGAGCGTGGCATGAAAAGCGTCATCGGCGACCAGCAATACACGCTGCTGGCGGGCGCCGCCTCGTTCATGGATGACCGCCTGGGCGAGCAGCTCAAGCAGGTCGAGGCGCTGGCGGCGGGCATCCCGCCTGCCATGCGAACCGACTGGGTAGCACTGCAAACGTTTGTCGCTGGCCAGCTGCCCCTGTGGGGTGTCGACAATTACCTGAACATCGTCGTCTTCGACGCCAATGGCGACATGCGGCTCGCGGCGCGCCCGCTGGGCGACCAGGTTCGGCTCAACGCCCGTGGCAGCGATTATTTCGACCAGGTGATGGCCACCGGCTCGAGCATGATCTCGCGCCCGATCCAGAGCCGGCTAAGCCGCAACCATATCGTGATCTTTGCCGCGCCCCTGATCGATTCCGCCGGCAAGGTCGTGGCCGTGGTCACGGCCAGCGTCGACCTGCGCCGCTCCGGCTTTCTGCGCCAGATCCGTCTGCTCAAGCCCGGCCAGACCGGCTACCTGTTCCTGATGACCGCCGATGGGGTGGTCATCGACCACCCTGAAGCGGCGCGCCTGTTCCGGCACGTCGGCCACAAACCGGGGGTGAACCGGGGCACCGATCGCGCCCTGGGCGGCTTCGAAGGCTGGCTCGAGACGCGCAGCAAGGATGGCGTCAATGCGATCTATGCCTACAAGCGCCTGCGCGCGACTGACTGGATCCTGGCCGCACGCTACCCGACTGCCGAAGCATTCGCGCCAATGCTGGCGATGCGCCACAATGCCATCTTCAGTGCTGCTGGCCTGGCGCTTGCTGCTGGGCTGCTGGCCTGGGTGCTGGTCTTCCAGCTGCTGGCGCCGCTGCAGGCCCTGCGCGACAGCGTGGTGTCGATCCGCGACCAGGGCACAGCCATCGATGTGCTGCGCAAGGGGCGCGAGGACGAGATCGGCGAGCTGGGCCGGGCCTTCCACACCCTCATGGCCGAGCGCGAACGCGCCGAGCAAGGCCGCGCCGCCAGCGAAAAGCGCTTGCGCCTCATTGCCGATAACCTGCCGGTACTGATTTCCTATATCGACCGCGAGCATTGCTTCCGCTTCGGCAACGCGACCTATGAAAAATGGTTCGGCGTGGCACCCGCGCGCCTGGACGGCATGTCGGTCGCGCAATTGCTTGGCAAGGAAGCAGTAAGCGAGATCTATCCACACCTGAACGAAGCCTTCGGCGGGCGCGCGGTGACCCACGAAATACGCAGCGCGCTGCGCGGCGTGCCGCGTATCCTGCAAGCGACCTACATCCCCGACCTGCAGCCCGACGGTAGCGTCGCGGGCATCTATTCGCTGGTGCACGACATGACCCATGTGAAGGAAGTCGAGGAGCAGCTGCTGCAACTGGCGTGGGTCGATACCCTGACCGGGATCGCCAACCGGCGCATGTTCGGCGAGGCGCTGCACCACGCCCTCGATCGCGCCCGCCGCAGCGGCAAGCCGCTGGCGCTGGCCTATCTCGACATCGATCACTTCAAGAAGATCAACGATACCCATGGCCACGGGGTGGGCGACGAGGTGCTCAAGGAATTCGCGCGGCGCCTGGGGGCCGGGGTGCGCGTTACCGATACCGCGGCGCGGCTCTCGGGCGACGAGTTCGTCGTGATCCTCGAGGAGATCGGCAGCCGGAGCGAAGCCGAGCATACGGCGGCCAAGATCGTCGAAGGCATGCGCCTGTCCTTCGACACCAGCGCCGGGCCGGTGGCGGTGTCGACCAGCGTCGGCCTGGCGCTATCGCAGCCGCACCAGACGCAGGAGCAACTGCTGGCGGCAGCCGACAGCGCGCTGTACGCGGCCAAGGGCAAGGGCAGGGACGGCTATGCGTTCTTCGAGGGGTGA
- a CDS encoding (2Fe-2S)-binding protein: MSKYMLNINGKSQAIDVEPDTPLLWALRDALGLVGTKYGCGMGQCGACTVHIDGVPARSCLLPVAGIGKGKITTIEGLDAKAQHPLQQAWQELDVPQCGYCQSGQIMSACHLLKQHPKPSDAQIDQAMAGNLCRCATYVRIRAGIHRAAAIAGAAGATGKGSK; this comes from the coding sequence ATGAGTAAATACATGCTGAACATTAACGGCAAGTCCCAGGCGATCGACGTCGAGCCCGATACGCCGCTGCTGTGGGCCTTGCGCGACGCGCTTGGCCTGGTCGGTACCAAATACGGCTGCGGCATGGGACAGTGCGGCGCCTGCACCGTCCATATCGACGGCGTGCCGGCACGGTCCTGCCTGCTACCGGTCGCGGGCATTGGCAAAGGAAAGATCACCACCATCGAGGGCCTGGACGCGAAGGCACAGCATCCCTTGCAGCAAGCCTGGCAAGAACTCGACGTGCCGCAGTGCGGCTATTGCCAGTCGGGCCAGATCATGAGCGCCTGCCACCTGCTCAAGCAGCACCCGAAGCCAAGCGACGCCCAGATCGACCAGGCCATGGCGGGCAACCTGTGCCGCTGCGCCACCTACGTCCGTATCCGCGCCGGCATCCACCGCGCGGCTGCTATCGCGGGCGCTGCCGGCGCCACGGGAAAGGGCAGCAAATGA
- a CDS encoding acyl-CoA dehydrogenase family protein — MLAPDYLDYLDWPWFEPHHRALAVALDAWASEHVRPAHGADVDATCRALVASLGSGGWLRHAVGSADAPIDTRTICLIRETLARHAGLADFAFAMQGLGSGAISLFGTSEQQRAWLPRVASGEAIAAFALSEPQAGSDVAALACAARPDGDGYVLDGEKTWISNGGIADFYVVFARSADGGGLGGRGSKGISAFIVEAGTPGLSIAERIEVIAPHPLARLRFERCRVPLANRIGEEGQGFKVAMATLDLFRTSVAAASLGFARRAFDEGLARARARTMFGKTLADFQLTQARLAEMATGIDAAALLTYRAAWMRDNGKRVTKEAAMAKLSATETAQKVIDAALQMFGGQGVVSGETVEMLYREIRALRIYEGASEVQLLIIARELLAGAQA, encoded by the coding sequence ATGCTTGCGCCCGACTATCTCGACTATCTCGACTGGCCGTGGTTCGAGCCGCACCACCGCGCACTGGCCGTGGCCCTCGATGCCTGGGCCTCGGAGCATGTCAGGCCTGCGCATGGCGCCGATGTCGACGCCACCTGCCGCGCGCTGGTGGCAAGTCTTGGCAGCGGCGGCTGGCTGCGGCATGCGGTGGGCAGCGCGGACGCGCCCATCGATACCCGCACTATCTGCCTGATCCGCGAGACCCTGGCACGGCACGCCGGCCTGGCCGATTTCGCGTTCGCGATGCAGGGCCTGGGTAGCGGTGCGATCTCCCTGTTCGGCACAAGCGAACAGCAGCGCGCCTGGCTGCCGCGCGTGGCCAGCGGAGAGGCGATTGCTGCTTTCGCGCTGTCCGAACCACAGGCCGGCTCCGACGTGGCGGCGCTGGCCTGCGCCGCGCGCCCCGATGGCGACGGCTATGTGCTGGACGGCGAAAAAACCTGGATTTCGAATGGCGGCATCGCCGATTTCTACGTGGTGTTCGCCCGCAGTGCCGACGGCGGCGGATTGGGCGGACGCGGTTCGAAAGGCATCTCGGCCTTTATCGTCGAAGCCGGCACGCCTGGCTTGTCCATCGCCGAGCGGATCGAGGTGATCGCCCCGCACCCGCTGGCGCGCCTGCGCTTCGAGCGCTGCCGGGTACCGCTTGCCAACCGCATTGGCGAGGAAGGCCAGGGCTTCAAGGTGGCGATGGCTACGCTCGACCTGTTCCGCACCTCGGTGGCGGCCGCCAGCCTGGGCTTTGCGCGCAGGGCCTTCGACGAAGGCCTGGCGCGCGCCCGGGCCCGGACCATGTTCGGCAAGACCCTGGCCGACTTCCAGCTGACCCAGGCCAGGCTGGCAGAGATGGCGACCGGTATCGACGCGGCGGCGCTGCTGACCTACCGCGCCGCCTGGATGCGCGACAACGGCAAGCGCGTCACCAAGGAGGCCGCGATGGCCAAGTTGAGCGCTACCGAAACGGCGCAAAAGGTCATCGACGCGGCCTTGCAGATGTTCGGCGGCCAGGGCGTGGTCAGCGGCGAGACCGTCGAAATGCTGTACCGCGAGATTCGCGCGCTGCGCATCTACGAGGGCGCAAGCGAAGTGCAGCTCCTGATTATTGCGCGCGAACTGCTGGCCGGAGCGCAAGCATGA
- a CDS encoding enoyl-CoA hydratase family protein, with amino-acid sequence MHYLPGEPHQLPGSRANIADYQASHFQFAVQDAVATITLDRPERKNPLTFASYAELRELFRALAYADDVKAVVITGAGENFCSGGDVHEIIGPLTRLDMPGLLAFTRMTGELVKAMRACPQPIVASVDGVCAGAGAILALSSDIRYGTARSRTAFLFTRVGLAGCDMGACALLPRVIGQGRAAELLYTGRAMLGEEALRWGFFNRLCEPDEVLAESRAFAALLANGPTFAHGMTKKMLQQEWNMGLDEAIEAEAQAQAICMATNDFHRAYHAFVAKDQPGFEGD; translated from the coding sequence ATGCATTATCTACCAGGCGAGCCGCACCAGTTGCCGGGCAGCCGCGCCAACATCGCCGACTACCAGGCCAGCCATTTCCAGTTCGCCGTGCAGGATGCGGTAGCCACCATCACACTCGATCGGCCCGAGCGCAAGAACCCGCTCACCTTTGCTTCGTATGCCGAGCTGCGCGAGCTGTTCCGCGCGCTGGCCTATGCCGACGATGTCAAGGCCGTGGTGATCACCGGCGCCGGCGAGAATTTCTGCTCGGGCGGCGACGTCCACGAGATCATCGGGCCGCTCACCCGGCTCGACATGCCGGGCTTGCTGGCCTTTACCCGCATGACGGGCGAGCTGGTCAAGGCGATGCGGGCCTGCCCGCAGCCGATCGTGGCCAGCGTGGACGGCGTCTGTGCTGGCGCCGGCGCGATCCTGGCGCTGTCTTCCGACATTCGCTACGGCACCGCGCGCAGCCGCACCGCATTCTTGTTTACCCGCGTCGGCCTGGCCGGCTGCGACATGGGCGCCTGCGCGCTGCTGCCGCGCGTGATCGGCCAGGGCAGGGCGGCCGAACTGCTCTACACCGGCCGTGCCATGCTGGGCGAGGAAGCGCTGCGCTGGGGTTTCTTCAACCGCCTGTGCGAGCCAGACGAGGTGCTGGCCGAGAGCCGCGCCTTCGCCGCGCTGCTCGCCAACGGGCCCACGTTTGCACACGGCATGACCAAGAAAATGCTGCAACAGGAATGGAACATGGGCCTGGACGAAGCCATCGAGGCCGAGGCCCAGGCCCAGGCGATCTGCATGGCCACCAACGACTTCCACCGTGCCTACCACGCCTTCGTGGCCAAGGACCAGCCTGGCTTTGAGGGAGACTGA
- a CDS encoding RidA family protein has translation MEVLQPAGWARPKGYANGVAARGRQVYVSGMIGWDSAGRFQTDDFVGQSRQALENCLAVLREGGAGPEHIVRMTWYVLDRREYLDAGAALGAAYREVMGRHYPAMSAVQVAALMEERARVEIEVTAVVPD, from the coding sequence ATCGAAGTCTTGCAACCAGCCGGATGGGCGCGGCCAAAGGGCTATGCCAATGGTGTTGCCGCCCGTGGCAGGCAAGTGTATGTGAGCGGCATGATCGGATGGGATAGCGCGGGCCGCTTCCAGACCGACGATTTCGTCGGCCAGTCGCGCCAGGCGCTGGAAAATTGCCTGGCCGTGCTGCGCGAGGGGGGCGCAGGTCCCGAGCACATCGTGCGCATGACCTGGTATGTGCTGGACCGGCGCGAATACCTGGACGCTGGTGCAGCCCTGGGCGCAGCCTACCGCGAGGTGATGGGGCGTCACTACCCGGCCATGAGCGCAGTGCAGGTGGCCGCGCTGATGGAGGAGCGGGCCCGGGTGGAGATCGAAGTGACTGCGGTAGTTCCGGACTGA